The following coding sequences lie in one Spirochaetia bacterium 38H-sp genomic window:
- a CDS encoding flagellar hook-associated protein 3 produces MQRISTNMPNDDMIYHLQQRELSLYNTQNKMATQKRIQNLRDDPTGAAHAARYDSLVKRLEKYAKNIEYSQDYYKVAEDNLRAGVDILHRIRELTVQAAHGTYTKEDLQAMGKEVDQLLQELTQIANTRGPDGSFMFGGARTDGEPFRIIQGNVPGADGLVTTQVQYIGDITERQTEIADGELIATGFVGSKVFAGENQHIYSTTDAMDYRVTQDGAFYIDGTRIEVTQGDTIYSIVHKINNSDAAVKASIDPVNNSLILNTTTPHQMWLEDEQGSTVLQDLGVITSPDFQRPPDNIAASAIKGGGNLFDSVIRVRDMMMEGNTEALGGKGLASIDNALGSMIGVVSDIGAKGSRLEIAYAANQKKIPDITEMYSKQVDLDISKAMIELKQLETTHKAALSTAARILPPTLLDFLR; encoded by the coding sequence ATGCAAAGGATAAGCACCAATATGCCCAATGATGATATGATATATCATCTGCAGCAGAGAGAACTCAGCCTTTATAATACACAGAATAAGATGGCAACCCAAAAAAGAATCCAAAACCTCAGGGATGACCCTACAGGTGCTGCACATGCGGCAAGATATGATTCTCTTGTAAAAAGGCTTGAAAAATATGCAAAGAACATAGAATACTCCCAGGATTACTACAAGGTAGCAGAAGATAACCTCAGAGCTGGTGTGGACATACTCCATAGAATAAGAGAACTAACTGTGCAGGCTGCACACGGAACATACACAAAGGAAGACCTACAGGCAATGGGCAAAGAAGTTGACCAGCTTTTGCAGGAGCTCACTCAGATAGCAAATACTAGAGGTCCAGATGGCAGTTTTATGTTTGGCGGAGCAAGAACGGATGGAGAACCATTTAGAATAATACAAGGTAATGTTCCGGGTGCAGACGGACTTGTTACTACCCAAGTACAGTACATAGGGGACATAACAGAACGACAGACAGAAATAGCAGACGGCGAACTCATAGCTACAGGCTTTGTAGGCAGTAAGGTCTTTGCCGGTGAAAACCAGCATATATACTCTACAACCGATGCAATGGATTACAGAGTAACCCAAGACGGAGCATTCTATATAGACGGGACCCGGATAGAAGTTACTCAAGGAGATACAATATATTCTATAGTTCATAAAATAAACAACTCTGATGCAGCAGTAAAAGCAAGCATAGATCCTGTCAATAATTCTCTAATACTCAACACCACAACCCCGCATCAAATGTGGCTTGAGGACGAGCAAGGATCTACTGTATTGCAGGACCTTGGCGTAATAACTTCTCCCGATTTCCAAAGACCTCCTGATAATATAGCAGCGTCAGCAATAAAAGGTGGTGGGAATCTCTTTGACAGCGTCATAAGAGTTAGAGACATGATGATGGAAGGCAATACAGAAGCACTTGGAGGTAAAGGCCTTGCCTCCATAGATAACGCTCTAGGCTCAATGATAGGCGTGGTAAGCGACATAGGAGCAAAAGGCTCCAGATTGGAGATAGCCTATGCTGCCAATCAGAAAAAAATACCCGACATAACAGAAATGTACTCCAAGCAAGTAGACCTTGACATTTCCAAGGCAATGATAGAACTTAAACAATTGGAAACAACACACAAAGCAGCATTGTCTACAGCTGCAAGAATACTACCCCCGACACTGTTGGATTTTTTGAGGTAA
- a CDS encoding flagellar assembly protein FliW codes for MATRRIETKTNGTIEIDERQILRFTAPILGFDNLTEYALLDYSRPPFYLLQSLEDSQIAFLLIDPCLFRPDYQPAPSRTDLEALGIQDPQELITLAIVTVPADHKQMTANLQGPILINKRTQEARQIISTDERWRTKHKILEEMAAARGA; via the coding sequence ATGGCAACAAGAAGAATAGAAACAAAAACAAACGGTACAATAGAAATAGACGAGAGACAAATACTACGCTTTACTGCACCTATACTTGGCTTTGACAACCTGACAGAATATGCCCTTCTAGACTACAGCCGTCCTCCCTTCTATCTGCTGCAATCACTGGAAGACAGCCAGATTGCATTCCTCCTGATAGACCCCTGCCTTTTCCGTCCTGATTATCAGCCGGCACCATCCAGAACTGACCTAGAAGCCCTGGGAATACAAGATCCGCAAGAACTGATTACCCTGGCAATCGTGACTGTCCCTGCGGATCACAAGCAAATGACAGCTAACCTGCAGGGCCCCATCCTGATTAACAAAAGAACACAGGAAGCCAGACAAATAATCAGTACCGATGAGCGATGGAGAACCAAACACAAAATACTGGAAGAAATGGCAGCAGCACGAGGCGCATAA
- the tsaB gene encoding tRNA (adenosine(37)-N6)-threonylcarbamoyltransferase complex dimerization subunit type 1 TsaB, protein MKILAIDTTTSLLSVAAGDRNSFSISELYGGLRHAENLPSVVEKVCSNMGLVLQDFSLLGVCLGPGSFTGLRIGLAFIKGLSASLSVPFIGINSLDVYASACSYIDLPVLSVVDARKKRFYAALYMSGERISDYLDADRDVLCSLIEPYKRVFLTGPDAGILKYRWFEGDDRFILLSSVVMGPGVSLINMTESVYKSHGAAPANTEPFYLRLSEAEIGITRSKTIS, encoded by the coding sequence ATGAAAATCTTGGCGATTGATACTACTACGTCTTTGCTTTCTGTCGCAGCAGGTGACAGAAATAGTTTTTCTATAAGCGAATTATACGGAGGTCTTAGGCATGCGGAGAATTTGCCTTCTGTAGTAGAAAAGGTTTGTTCTAATATGGGGTTGGTTCTACAGGATTTTTCTCTTCTTGGGGTTTGTCTTGGCCCAGGGTCTTTTACTGGTTTGAGAATTGGTCTTGCTTTTATCAAGGGGCTTAGTGCTTCTCTTTCTGTTCCTTTTATAGGGATAAATTCTCTGGATGTATATGCTAGTGCTTGTTCATATATAGATTTGCCTGTTCTTTCTGTCGTTGATGCAAGAAAAAAGCGTTTTTATGCTGCTTTGTACATGTCAGGAGAAAGGATTTCTGATTATCTGGATGCTGATCGAGATGTTCTTTGTTCTCTTATAGAACCTTATAAGCGAGTTTTTCTTACCGGACCGGATGCAGGTATTCTTAAGTATAGGTGGTTTGAAGGTGATGACAGGTTTATACTCTTATCTTCTGTTGTGATGGGTCCAGGGGTTTCTCTTATAAATATGACAGAAAGTGTTTATAAGTCGCATGGTGCTGCTCCTGCCAATACAGAGCCTTTTTACCTGCGGTTGAGTGAGGCGGAGATAGGTATCACGCGGTCCAAAACTATATCTTAG
- a CDS encoding glycogen/starch synthase, with amino-acid sequence MNILIVTSEYAGIAKAGGLADAVTALSSSIAEFNHDVRVTLPFYGSIDSKQLLDIKLIKKGQFAFANHKLWYKIYELQQNGIKIYLIDNPILFRQKNGIYTNIHNDDFPDNLLRFSFFSAISLNLPSLIGWQPDIFHCHDWATAPLILFLKTGQYAPQGYNKIRSVFSIHNIGYQGVFTLDKASSIGMSPEAMQDLDIITGGAINLMRGALLHADAITTVSPSYAREIRDTELGYSMETILKKRQDCFFGIINGMDYSVWNPQTDRFLPVNFSYKSIEKKKIVKTYLKNKIGLSTDEDRPLVGMVTRLVHQKGLELLTEPFPGILSKILEDLNIDMVILGTGEGKYHIQLSKIAETHSNLAVRLEFNEELAHLIEAGSDFFLMPSIYEPCGLNQMYSLAYGTIPIVSHRGGLIDTVEEKDMEKGRGTGFFIEPLTKENIYKTIQRAVSLYYSDPEIIKKIRINAMKKRFDWKKSAKQYVKIYKKIIRSN; translated from the coding sequence ATGAATATTCTCATAGTAACAAGCGAATATGCAGGCATTGCAAAAGCTGGAGGACTAGCAGATGCGGTGACAGCCCTAAGCTCTTCTATCGCAGAGTTTAATCATGACGTAAGGGTAACTCTACCCTTCTATGGTAGCATAGACAGTAAACAACTCCTTGATATAAAACTTATAAAAAAAGGGCAATTTGCTTTTGCAAATCACAAACTATGGTATAAAATATACGAGCTGCAACAAAACGGCATAAAGATATATCTTATAGATAACCCTATACTATTTAGACAAAAAAACGGTATATATACCAATATTCACAACGATGATTTCCCTGATAATCTACTGAGATTTTCTTTCTTTTCCGCCATTTCTCTTAATCTCCCATCTCTGATAGGATGGCAACCGGATATATTTCACTGCCATGATTGGGCGACTGCCCCTCTGATATTATTTCTAAAAACAGGGCAATATGCTCCTCAAGGATATAATAAAATACGCAGTGTTTTTTCCATACATAACATAGGCTATCAAGGAGTGTTTACCCTTGATAAAGCGAGCTCCATTGGCATGTCCCCAGAGGCAATGCAAGATCTGGACATAATAACAGGAGGAGCGATAAACCTCATGCGAGGTGCTCTTTTACATGCAGATGCGATAACCACAGTTTCCCCTTCTTATGCCAGGGAGATAAGAGATACAGAGCTGGGATATAGCATGGAAACTATTCTCAAAAAAAGACAGGACTGTTTTTTTGGCATCATAAACGGCATGGATTACAGCGTATGGAATCCTCAAACAGACCGCTTTTTGCCAGTAAATTTTTCTTACAAATCAATAGAAAAAAAGAAAATTGTAAAAACTTATCTAAAAAACAAGATAGGACTGTCAACAGATGAGGACAGACCTCTTGTCGGTATGGTAACAAGACTTGTACACCAGAAAGGCTTGGAATTACTCACAGAACCCTTTCCCGGCATTTTATCAAAGATACTGGAAGATTTAAACATAGATATGGTAATCCTGGGCACAGGAGAAGGAAAATATCACATACAGCTAAGCAAAATAGCAGAAACACACAGTAACCTTGCCGTAAGACTGGAGTTTAACGAAGAACTTGCTCATCTCATAGAAGCCGGCAGTGATTTTTTTCTTATGCCTAGCATATATGAACCATGCGGACTTAACCAAATGTATTCTCTTGCTTATGGCACAATACCTATTGTAAGCCACAGAGGTGGACTCATAGATACTGTAGAAGAAAAAGATATGGAAAAAGGTAGAGGCACGGGATTCTTTATAGAGCCTCTCACTAAAGAAAACATATATAAAACTATACAAAGGGCAGTCTCCCTATATTACTCAGATCCAGAAATAATAAAAAAGATAAGAATAAATGCCATGAAAAAACGTTTTGACTGGAAAAAGTCGGCAAAACAGTATGTAAAAATTTATAAAAAAATAATAAGATCCAATTGA
- the flgK gene encoding flagellar hook-associated protein FlgK — MQSTFTAIEIGKRGVIAHTQGLATVGHNMSNASVEGYSRQRVEFAPTDPLYIPGLNREETPGQIGQGVDIKSISRVRDEILEGRIVAQANAGGYWETRNNYLLMMEKIYNEPADVSVRSLMDRFWESWQELSINPGEIAPRNALIQDSKALLDAIHQRYDALSSTRKMLEEDVQDTVGLVNDYARQIAQLNEQIVKVKAMGDNPNDLLDRRDLLVEKLSTLVNITVDKRDPDEFSVHIGGRHLVQGRKFHEFQLEARAENDGFSAVLWEGSTEEVRIDGGKLAALLDLRDGDVRQELQKLDTMTVNMVQLVNEIHRSASGLNGNTGVDFFVEHPAVLNATGNYDRNGDGEFDSTYIFRINGTNKLDPQAQVGIEGVITLSGPEGNVQVAYNPTDTVQDIVNRINTSGAEVSASFDRQGRLMLKATPASDINYPDFVIRHVEDSGQFLAGYAGALAQPGPAGAYDWAQADAIVQLAGGADYGVAPFSHPSGWIEINPEIENDPFSIAAGFAENGKSVEPGDGRAALAIAQLRTKPVMIGSLMTFDDYFAASIADIGAKGRQAEIADQTQQLMMKDLKDMRESISGVNLDEELAQMIKFQHGYSASARFISTFNTMLDVLINRMGV; from the coding sequence ATGCAATCCACTTTCACGGCTATAGAGATAGGTAAGAGAGGTGTTATTGCTCATACGCAGGGACTTGCAACAGTAGGTCATAATATGAGCAATGCATCCGTTGAGGGATATTCCAGACAGAGGGTAGAGTTTGCTCCGACAGACCCCCTTTATATTCCTGGACTCAACCGTGAAGAGACTCCAGGGCAGATAGGGCAGGGGGTGGATATCAAGTCCATAAGTCGGGTGAGGGATGAGATACTGGAGGGTAGAATTGTTGCTCAGGCAAATGCCGGGGGATACTGGGAGACCAGAAACAATTATCTCTTAATGATGGAGAAAATCTATAATGAGCCAGCTGATGTGTCTGTACGCAGTCTTATGGACCGTTTTTGGGAAAGCTGGCAGGAGCTTTCTATCAATCCGGGGGAGATAGCCCCAAGAAATGCTCTTATACAGGATAGTAAGGCTCTCCTTGATGCCATACATCAGCGTTATGATGCTCTTTCTTCCACACGTAAGATGCTGGAAGAGGATGTACAGGATACAGTAGGACTGGTTAACGATTATGCGCGTCAGATTGCCCAGCTAAATGAGCAGATTGTCAAGGTAAAGGCAATGGGAGATAATCCCAACGACCTCCTTGACAGAAGAGATTTACTCGTGGAGAAGCTTTCTACACTTGTAAATATTACTGTTGACAAAAGAGATCCAGATGAGTTTAGCGTACATATAGGTGGACGTCACCTCGTGCAGGGAAGAAAGTTTCATGAGTTTCAGCTGGAGGCCAGAGCAGAAAATGATGGCTTCAGTGCCGTGCTTTGGGAAGGCAGTACGGAGGAGGTTAGAATAGATGGAGGAAAGCTGGCTGCTCTTCTAGATTTGCGTGACGGAGATGTCAGGCAGGAACTTCAGAAGCTTGATACCATGACCGTCAATATGGTACAGCTTGTCAATGAGATACACAGGTCAGCAAGCGGACTCAACGGGAATACCGGAGTCGATTTCTTTGTAGAACATCCTGCAGTTCTTAATGCAACCGGTAATTATGATAGAAACGGAGATGGAGAGTTTGATTCTACCTATATTTTTAGAATCAACGGAACCAATAAGCTGGATCCGCAAGCACAGGTAGGAATAGAAGGAGTAATCACGCTCTCCGGTCCAGAGGGAAATGTACAAGTAGCATACAACCCTACGGATACCGTACAGGATATTGTAAACAGAATAAATACTTCTGGTGCAGAAGTTAGCGCTTCTTTTGACAGGCAAGGAAGATTGATGTTAAAAGCTACTCCAGCTTCGGATATAAATTATCCTGATTTTGTAATACGCCATGTAGAAGACTCAGGGCAGTTTCTTGCAGGATATGCGGGAGCTCTTGCTCAGCCCGGGCCGGCAGGTGCATATGACTGGGCACAGGCAGATGCTATTGTGCAGCTTGCAGGCGGAGCGGATTATGGGGTAGCTCCATTTTCACATCCTTCCGGCTGGATAGAGATTAATCCGGAGATAGAAAACGACCCCTTTAGCATAGCCGCAGGTTTTGCAGAAAACGGCAAAAGTGTGGAGCCTGGAGATGGAAGAGCTGCATTGGCAATTGCTCAGCTTAGAACAAAGCCTGTTATGATAGGCAGCCTTATGACCTTTGATGACTATTTTGCAGCCAGTATAGCGGATATAGGAGCCAAAGGCAGACAGGCTGAGATTGCGGACCAAACACAGCAGCTTATGATGAAGGACCTGAAGGATATGCGAGAGAGCATATCAGGAGTAAATCTGGACGAAGAGCTCGCACAGATGATTAAGTTTCAACACGGATATTCTGCCAGTGCAAGATTTATAAGTACATTTAATACTATGCTTGATGTTCTCATTAACAGAATGGGAGTATAA
- the trxB gene encoding thioredoxin-disulfide reductase — protein sequence MNPETDVIIVGAGAAGLTAAQYASRANLKTLVIEQMAPGGQSLIIDDLENYPGFPEPISGIELAQRFEKQARNFGAEFLLAGVKSINKKDNIFVVDTTKGEKTAYSVIIATGSQHRKLGIPGEAELTGRGVSYCATCDGPFFKGKKMLVVGGGDAACDEAMYLSKLTDKIVHIHRRDRFRAQKALAQRVLNNESIEVRFNTVAKEIKGKEQNGITKVGSVVLEDVTTGKTYEEEFDAVFIFIGSDPQSDFVDVEKDETGYIITDQNMETSIKGMFCAGDVRATPFRQIVVAAGEGAIAAHRAAMHVDEIKGEAYV from the coding sequence ATGAATCCGGAAACAGATGTGATAATAGTAGGTGCGGGTGCGGCAGGTCTTACGGCAGCCCAGTATGCATCAAGGGCTAATCTCAAGACTTTGGTTATAGAACAGATGGCACCGGGCGGACAGTCGCTGATAATAGATGACTTGGAAAATTATCCAGGATTTCCAGAGCCAATCTCAGGCATTGAGCTTGCACAGAGGTTTGAAAAACAGGCAAGGAACTTCGGCGCTGAGTTTTTGCTGGCAGGTGTGAAGTCCATAAACAAAAAAGATAATATTTTTGTTGTGGATACAACAAAGGGTGAAAAGACTGCATATTCTGTTATTATCGCAACAGGGTCACAGCACAGAAAGCTGGGAATCCCAGGAGAGGCTGAGCTTACAGGAAGAGGCGTATCCTATTGTGCAACCTGTGACGGGCCGTTTTTTAAGGGTAAAAAGATGCTTGTAGTAGGCGGTGGTGATGCTGCATGTGACGAGGCTATGTATCTATCTAAGTTAACAGATAAAATAGTGCATATACACAGACGCGACAGGTTTAGAGCACAAAAGGCTTTGGCTCAGCGTGTGCTCAACAACGAGAGCATAGAAGTAAGGTTTAACACCGTAGCAAAAGAAATCAAAGGCAAGGAACAGAACGGTATCACCAAAGTAGGAAGTGTTGTACTTGAGGACGTGACAACGGGGAAAACTTATGAGGAAGAGTTTGATGCAGTATTTATATTTATAGGCTCTGATCCGCAGTCGGACTTTGTTGATGTAGAAAAGGACGAGACTGGATATATAATCACCGACCAAAACATGGAAACTTCCATAAAAGGTATGTTTTGCGCAGGCGATGTAAGAGCTACACCTTTCCGGCAGATTGTTGTTGCTGCAGGAGAAGGTGCCATAGCTGCCCACAGAGCTGCAATGCATGTAGACGAGATTAAGGGAGAAGCATATGTGTAG
- a CDS encoding GNAT family N-acetyltransferase → MLLLPSYSLDGEQEKSLQEFLLEEEYKCVYITSYVFKNSNFIGTTGNNQLWVVLDESDKTTGVVYINPSGAIFPYFSKKYKHDKEIGERLQQIIKLVSPYMILGEKKSCKIVNDVLKKKINMQKNHFLMLKDKDTENKKNKNKDNIIIRLATPSDMEELYKLQENYEKEEVLPDVSLFSPASCIHKINTHIKTKSIMVAEYNGKIVAKAEISAKGVLIYQIGGVYTLPEYRNRGIATELVRNLIKLIEGSSKKVCLFVRKDNKPAYKVYKKLGFSTVSDFSIVYLKKGL, encoded by the coding sequence ATGCTGCTTCTTCCTTCTTATTCTCTCGATGGAGAACAGGAAAAGAGTCTCCAGGAATTTCTTCTAGAAGAAGAATACAAGTGTGTATATATAACCTCCTACGTATTTAAAAACTCGAATTTTATAGGTACTACGGGAAACAATCAATTATGGGTGGTCCTTGATGAGTCAGATAAGACAACAGGAGTAGTATATATCAATCCATCTGGTGCAATATTCCCATATTTTTCAAAAAAATACAAACATGATAAAGAAATAGGAGAACGCCTTCAGCAAATAATAAAACTGGTGTCTCCGTATATGATTTTAGGAGAAAAAAAAAGCTGTAAAATAGTCAATGATGTATTAAAAAAAAAGATTAATATGCAAAAAAATCATTTTTTGATGCTCAAAGACAAAGATACAGAAAACAAAAAAAATAAAAACAAGGATAATATCATAATAAGATTAGCAACCCCCAGCGATATGGAAGAATTATATAAACTGCAGGAAAATTACGAAAAAGAAGAAGTTTTGCCAGATGTTTCCCTTTTTTCTCCTGCAAGCTGTATACACAAGATTAACACACACATAAAGACAAAAAGTATTATGGTGGCAGAATATAACGGGAAAATAGTAGCAAAAGCAGAAATAAGTGCAAAAGGAGTATTGATTTATCAAATAGGCGGAGTTTATACCCTGCCGGAATACAGAAACAGAGGTATAGCAACAGAACTGGTGAGAAATCTAATAAAACTCATAGAAGGAAGTTCAAAAAAAGTCTGTCTATTTGTAAGAAAAGACAATAAACCCGCTTACAAGGTTTATAAAAAACTTGGTTTTTCTACTGTCTCGGATTTTTCTATTGTATATCTTAAAAAAGGGCTTTAA
- the csrA gene encoding carbon storage regulator CsrA, with amino-acid sequence MLILSRKKGESIILDDNITITVVEVKGDNIKLGIEAPENIKIYREEVYKAIQEENKTAAVSNLDLENIYTIFEQPQKTKK; translated from the coding sequence ATGCTAATACTCAGCAGAAAAAAAGGCGAAAGCATCATCCTAGATGACAACATAACCATCACAGTAGTAGAAGTAAAAGGCGACAACATAAAACTTGGCATAGAAGCTCCAGAAAACATTAAAATATACAGAGAAGAAGTTTATAAAGCCATACAAGAAGAAAACAAAACAGCTGCAGTCAGCAACCTTGATCTTGAGAACATCTATACAATATTTGAGCAACCCCAAAAAACAAAAAAATAA
- a CDS encoding glycoside hydrolase family 3 protein yields MCRGQKCPLLFFIFFLFLSFFTSAEEISDFWDIAPAETIADVLLAKMNTEEKISQLFLVGYDDSTADPAIISWIKRYGLGGVKIFGRNAEEIEPLIKAIEQYQKTALTRRFGIPLFIATDQEGGWVRHIKGDTVMTPGNMAIGATELPYEAYITGLYINRELAVLGINMNFAPTVDVYINPEAHVIGPRAFSSDAALTAKLSLAFMHGSLEAGVIPVAKHFPGHGNAKGDSHNELPTIEDDIDTLWERDWLPYRLMIPDGLPAIMVGHLNFPKITENSTPTTLSPIIIKLLREKLGFSGLVLTDDLYMNGARAVGEDMPQIVVDAIKAGNNMLLLSDAPAPGDKIWNAVIKEYNKNPDFKKQVDYSVKKILLTKLAFIKKKNKTELLPNREEAARILPDKEAEEAFTQQALRSVTIIKNADIPYTSDNKEKILITGQYTRYINAGKKFFPSAETFYFSYLPFYFASSKVKTWLKNNSKYYDKIIFCLMNPNSLEVLKELEEYREKIIVISTLTPVYLEQVPWVKTAIAVYGTTDANFEAGFLTLTGKIEAEGKLPVRLYNKEK; encoded by the coding sequence ATGTGTAGAGGGCAAAAATGCCCTCTACTTTTTTTTATATTTTTTCTCTTTTTATCTTTTTTCACCTCAGCAGAAGAAATATCGGATTTTTGGGATATTGCTCCGGCAGAGACAATAGCGGATGTTCTTCTTGCAAAGATGAATACAGAAGAAAAGATAAGCCAACTTTTTCTTGTAGGTTATGACGACAGTACAGCGGACCCTGCCATAATTTCATGGATAAAAAGATACGGACTCGGAGGAGTAAAGATATTCGGCAGGAATGCAGAGGAAATAGAGCCTCTTATAAAGGCCATAGAGCAATACCAGAAAACAGCTCTTACTCGCAGATTTGGCATTCCTTTGTTTATTGCTACAGATCAGGAAGGAGGATGGGTACGGCATATCAAGGGTGATACGGTAATGACACCAGGGAATATGGCTATCGGAGCTACGGAGTTGCCATACGAGGCATATATAACAGGTCTTTATATCAACAGAGAACTTGCTGTTTTGGGCATAAATATGAATTTTGCACCTACCGTAGATGTATATATCAATCCCGAAGCTCATGTAATAGGTCCCAGAGCTTTTTCGTCCGATGCGGCACTTACAGCAAAGCTTTCCCTTGCCTTTATGCATGGCTCACTGGAAGCAGGAGTGATTCCTGTAGCAAAGCATTTTCCGGGACACGGCAATGCAAAAGGAGACTCACATAACGAGCTTCCCACAATAGAAGACGACATAGACACATTATGGGAAAGAGACTGGCTTCCTTACAGACTTATGATTCCTGACGGTCTTCCTGCAATAATGGTAGGACATCTCAATTTCCCCAAGATTACCGAAAACAGTACCCCTACGACTCTTTCTCCCATAATAATAAAACTCTTGAGAGAAAAACTTGGCTTCTCCGGACTTGTTCTTACAGATGACTTATACATGAACGGAGCACGAGCAGTGGGAGAGGATATGCCACAAATTGTGGTGGATGCAATAAAAGCAGGAAACAATATGCTGCTCTTATCTGATGCTCCTGCTCCCGGGGACAAAATATGGAATGCAGTCATAAAGGAATATAACAAAAATCCAGATTTTAAAAAGCAAGTGGATTATTCTGTAAAAAAAATTCTTTTGACAAAACTTGCTTTTATCAAGAAAAAAAACAAAACCGAGCTTTTACCTAATAGAGAAGAAGCAGCAAGAATACTGCCGGATAAAGAAGCAGAAGAAGCATTTACCCAGCAGGCTTTAAGAAGCGTAACAATAATAAAAAATGCGGACATACCATATACAAGCGACAACAAGGAAAAAATACTTATAACCGGACAATATACAAGATATATCAATGCAGGAAAAAAATTCTTCCCCAGCGCAGAAACATTTTATTTTTCTTATCTTCCATTTTATTTTGCTTCATCAAAAGTAAAAACATGGCTCAAAAACAACAGCAAATATTACGATAAAATAATATTCTGCCTCATGAACCCCAACAGCCTCGAGGTTTTAAAAGAACTTGAGGAGTACAGAGAAAAGATAATAGTAATATCAACACTTACGCCAGTATACCTGGAGCAAGTACCATGGGTTAAAACTGCCATAGCAGTATACGGCACAACAGATGCAAACTTTGAAGCAGGATTTCTAACTTTGACAGGTAAGATAGAGGCAGAAGGGAAACTTCCAGTAAGATTATACAACAAGGAGAAATAA